The Aeromicrobium yanjiei genome includes a region encoding these proteins:
- the murD gene encoding UDP-N-acetylmuramoyl-L-alanine--D-glutamate ligase → MSVDLGALGRETSWEGVRAAVGGLGVSGFAAADTLQHLGADVIVLDDGDSDALREKGTLLEILGVDVRLGPGSTATFPEGIDLFVTSPGWAPTTPMLADAAARGIPVWGEVELAWRLRGEGGAPWLAVTGTNGKTTTVQMLESILRAQGLNALAVGNVGTPVLEAVMNPEPFDVLAVELSSYQLHWSQSISARASAVLNLAPDHIDWHGGIDAYTADKGRIYQNTQVACVYNVEDPVTERLVEEADVIEGCRAIGFTLGIPAPGMIGLVDDAIADRAFIAGRVSSAAELGTIHDIGLDAHGDRDRVPAPHMVANALAAAALARAHGVEPRAVRDGLRAFTPDAHRIAEAGEVAGVRYVDDSKATNPHAAQASLRGFEHVVWIAGGLAKGATFDELVSGARDRLRGVVLIGADRALIAEALRRHAPDVPVVEVDSGETDPMDRVVEVAASLAQPGDTVLLAPGCASMDQFANYAARGDSFVAAVRRLRDRS, encoded by the coding sequence ATGAGTGTGGATCTGGGTGCCCTCGGGCGCGAGACGTCATGGGAGGGCGTACGCGCAGCGGTCGGCGGGCTCGGCGTGAGCGGATTTGCCGCTGCCGACACCCTGCAGCACCTCGGTGCGGACGTCATCGTGCTCGACGACGGCGACAGCGACGCCCTGCGCGAGAAGGGCACGCTGCTGGAGATCCTGGGCGTCGACGTCCGCCTCGGTCCCGGCTCGACGGCGACGTTCCCCGAGGGCATCGACCTGTTCGTCACCTCGCCGGGGTGGGCGCCGACCACGCCGATGCTCGCCGACGCCGCAGCCCGGGGCATCCCGGTCTGGGGAGAGGTCGAGCTCGCGTGGCGTCTGCGCGGCGAGGGCGGCGCCCCGTGGCTCGCGGTCACCGGCACCAACGGCAAGACCACGACGGTCCAGATGCTCGAGTCGATCCTGCGTGCGCAGGGGCTCAACGCGCTCGCGGTCGGCAACGTGGGCACCCCCGTGCTCGAGGCCGTCATGAACCCCGAGCCGTTCGACGTCCTGGCCGTCGAGCTGTCGAGCTATCAGCTGCACTGGAGCCAGTCCATCTCTGCGCGGGCGAGCGCGGTGCTCAACCTGGCCCCCGACCACATCGACTGGCACGGCGGGATCGACGCCTACACGGCCGACAAGGGCCGCATCTACCAGAACACCCAGGTCGCCTGCGTCTACAACGTCGAGGACCCGGTGACCGAGCGGCTCGTCGAGGAGGCCGACGTCATCGAGGGCTGCCGCGCGATCGGGTTCACCCTCGGCATCCCCGCCCCGGGGATGATCGGACTGGTCGACGACGCGATCGCCGACCGCGCGTTCATCGCAGGGCGGGTCTCCAGCGCCGCCGAGCTCGGCACGATCCACGACATCGGGCTCGACGCCCACGGGGACCGTGACCGGGTGCCCGCCCCCCACATGGTCGCCAACGCCCTCGCCGCTGCTGCGCTCGCCCGCGCCCACGGGGTCGAGCCCCGCGCGGTCCGCGACGGCCTGCGAGCGTTCACCCCCGACGCGCACCGCATCGCCGAGGCCGGCGAGGTCGCCGGGGTCCGCTACGTCGACGACTCCAAGGCCACCAACCCCCACGCGGCGCAGGCGTCGCTGCGGGGCTTCGAGCACGTCGTGTGGATCGCGGGAGGCCTGGCCAAGGGTGCGACGTTCGACGAGCTCGTGAGCGGCGCCCGCGACCGCCTCCGAGGGGTCGTCCTGATCGGCGCCGACCGGGCGCTCATCGCCGAGGCGCTGCGCCGACACGCGCCCGACGTCCCCGTGGTCGAGGTCGACTCGGGCGAGACTGATCCCATGGATCGCGTCGTCGAGGTCGCGGCATCGCTCGCCCAGCCGGGTGACACGGTGCTGCTGGCTCCGGGGTGCGCGTCCATGGACCAGTTCGCCAACTACGCCGCACGCGGTGACAGCTTCGTCGCCGCGGTCCGTCGTCTGCGCGACCGGTCCTGA
- the ftsW gene encoding putative lipid II flippase FtsW, with translation MSTTEDRRTPAIVEAARRTLERPLASYQLVLGATTLLLGLGLIMVLSASSIFALVNYGNSFSIVLRQMIFAVLGVIGAIIVSRMPLATLRRFITPFLVVSVLLVMATFVPGVGLERNGNRNWLPLFGGFQLQPSEFAKLALVLWIADIYARRQKYLNIPRYVITPMVPVAGSVALLVVGQHDLGTALVLFALIIGMLWVAGLPRKQMGALLAMLFVGLVLAVAQSPHRVQRLLNFTNPEADPDSAGFQAIHGMMALARGGFWGVGLGGSRQKWGSLPEAHTDFILAVIGEEIGLVGALVVLVLFIVLGFAGLRIATRTREPFVRYTAAGITIWIMIQAVINIGMVLGMLPVIGIPLPLISYGGSSLLVTLVALGILLNCAKSEPGARRALEAGRANRKKRK, from the coding sequence ATGAGCACGACGGAGGATCGGCGGACCCCGGCCATCGTCGAGGCCGCGCGGCGTACGCTCGAGCGGCCGCTGGCGTCCTATCAGCTGGTCCTCGGCGCGACGACGCTCCTGCTCGGCCTCGGCCTGATCATGGTGCTGAGCGCGAGCTCGATCTTCGCCCTCGTCAACTACGGCAACTCGTTCTCGATCGTCCTGCGCCAGATGATCTTCGCGGTGCTCGGCGTCATCGGCGCGATCATCGTGTCGCGCATGCCGCTGGCGACGCTGCGCCGGTTCATCACACCGTTCCTGGTCGTCTCGGTCCTGCTCGTCATGGCCACGTTCGTGCCCGGCGTGGGCCTGGAGCGCAACGGCAACCGCAACTGGCTGCCCTTGTTCGGCGGCTTCCAGCTGCAGCCCTCGGAGTTCGCGAAGCTGGCCCTGGTGCTCTGGATCGCCGACATCTACGCCCGCCGGCAGAAGTACCTCAACATCCCCCGCTACGTCATCACCCCCATGGTCCCGGTGGCCGGCAGCGTCGCGCTGCTCGTCGTGGGCCAGCACGACCTCGGCACCGCGCTGGTGCTGTTCGCCCTCATCATCGGCATGCTCTGGGTCGCCGGACTGCCGCGCAAGCAGATGGGCGCGCTGCTGGCGATGCTGTTCGTCGGCCTGGTGCTCGCGGTCGCGCAGTCGCCGCACCGCGTGCAGCGCCTGCTCAACTTCACCAACCCCGAGGCCGATCCCGACAGCGCCGGGTTCCAGGCCATCCACGGCATGATGGCGCTCGCGCGCGGCGGCTTCTGGGGCGTCGGTCTCGGCGGCAGCCGACAGAAGTGGGGCTCCCTGCCCGAGGCCCACACCGACTTCATCCTGGCGGTGATCGGCGAGGAGATCGGCCTGGTCGGCGCGCTGGTCGTGCTCGTGCTGTTCATCGTGCTCGGCTTCGCCGGCCTGCGGATCGCGACCCGCACGCGCGAGCCCTTCGTGCGTTACACAGCCGCGGGCATCACGATCTGGATCATGATCCAGGCAGTCATCAACATCGGCATGGTGCTGGGCATGCTGCCGGTCATCGGCATCCCGTTGCCGCTCATCTCGTACGGTGGGTCGAGCCTGCTCGTCACGCTCGTGGCGCTGGGCATCCTGCTGAACTGCGCCAAGTCCGAGCCCGGCGCCCGCCGGGCCCTCGAGGCCGGGCGCGCCAACCGCAAGAAGAGGAAGTAA
- the murG gene encoding undecaprenyldiphospho-muramoylpentapeptide beta-N-acetylglucosaminyltransferase has product MRVLLAGGGTAGHTSPLLATAAVLADAGAEITCLGTPRGLEVTLIPQAGYPLELVPPVPLPRRPGKAMVQVPGKLRAAVRATREVVDRVRPDVIVGFGGYVSVPAYLVARRRHVPLVVHEGNAIPGIANKLGARLTTHVATSFPDTDLRHGRYIGLPIRREISTVDRAALRAEARQFFGLDADRPTLLVTGGSQGARRINQTLSASARDLADAGVQVLHAAGRPDEVPVQPRPGDPPYVVVPFIDRMDLAYAAADLIVCRSGANTVTEVAAVGLPAAFVPLPIGNGEQAHNAHPVVQAGGALLIDDAALTPTWIGNVVVPLVSDPERLSAMSAAATGIVRRDADVRLAEMIREAAGA; this is encoded by the coding sequence GTGCGCGTGCTGCTCGCCGGCGGGGGGACCGCCGGTCACACCTCGCCGCTCCTGGCCACCGCGGCCGTGCTGGCCGACGCCGGTGCCGAGATCACCTGTCTCGGGACCCCGCGAGGCCTCGAGGTGACCCTGATCCCGCAGGCCGGCTATCCGCTCGAGCTGGTCCCGCCCGTGCCGCTGCCGCGGCGTCCCGGAAAGGCCATGGTCCAGGTCCCCGGCAAGCTGCGGGCAGCGGTCAGGGCGACCCGCGAGGTCGTCGACCGCGTCCGTCCTGACGTCATCGTCGGCTTCGGCGGCTACGTCTCGGTGCCGGCCTATCTCGTGGCCCGTCGCCGCCACGTGCCGTTGGTCGTGCACGAGGGCAATGCGATCCCCGGCATCGCCAACAAGCTCGGTGCACGACTCACCACGCACGTCGCCACGAGCTTCCCCGACACCGACCTGCGCCACGGGCGCTACATCGGGCTGCCGATCCGCCGGGAGATCTCCACGGTGGACCGCGCCGCGCTGCGCGCCGAGGCACGGCAGTTCTTTGGCCTCGACGCCGACCGCCCGACGCTGCTGGTCACGGGCGGCTCGCAGGGCGCCCGACGCATCAACCAGACCCTCTCGGCCTCGGCGCGCGACCTGGCCGACGCGGGCGTGCAGGTCCTGCACGCCGCAGGACGTCCCGACGAGGTGCCGGTGCAGCCGCGCCCGGGCGATCCGCCGTACGTCGTGGTGCCGTTCATCGACCGCATGGACCTCGCCTACGCCGCCGCCGACCTGATCGTCTGCCGCTCCGGCGCCAACACCGTGACCGAGGTCGCCGCGGTCGGCCTGCCCGCGGCGTTCGTCCCGCTGCCCATCGGCAACGGGGAGCAGGCCCACAATGCACACCCCGTCGTGCAGGCCGGTGGCGCGCTGCTCATCGACGACGCCGCGCTCACGCCCACGTGGATCGGCAACGTGGTCGTCCCCCTGGTGTCCGATCCCGAGCGGCTGTCCGCGATGTCGGCCGCGGCGACGGGCATCGTGCGGCGCGACGCAGACGTCCGGCTCGCGGAGATGATCCGGGAGGCTGCCGGCGCATGA
- the murC gene encoding UDP-N-acetylmuramate--L-alanine ligase gives MKIPVPAEIPAADALGAVFFIGIGGAGLSAIARLMAQQGVQVSGSDAADSAVLQALRAEGITCHVGHDPSHLEGVDTVIASTAVRDDNPEIVEAQRRGLRLWPRSAGLRAVMEGRRTIAVAGTHGKTTTTAMLTCALIAAGAEPSFAIGAEVASLGANARLGSGDLLVAEADESDGAFLVYAPEGAIVTNVDADHLDNYGTVEAYDAAFDEFIGHVASFVVLNADDPGARRLAALARDRGVEVVLAGFAEDADLRGTDLDVQGTATTFRARLRGTDLGPVRLAVPGAHYALDALLALAAGLHLGHDVDRLVAGLGAYTGANRRMQSLGEAGGVRVYDSYAHHPTEIRADLAAARAIAGDDRLVVAYQPHLVSRTRIHGVEMGRELSAADRVVVADIYLAREDADPAVTAAIVADAVDGPEVTLGGPVAGLADVLLPELRPGDLLLTLGAGDITTVGPAVLAALDGRA, from the coding sequence ATGAAGATCCCCGTACCGGCCGAGATCCCTGCGGCCGACGCGCTCGGTGCCGTCTTCTTCATCGGCATCGGCGGAGCCGGCCTCTCCGCGATCGCCCGCCTGATGGCCCAGCAGGGCGTGCAGGTCTCCGGGAGCGACGCTGCGGACTCGGCCGTGCTCCAGGCGCTGCGGGCCGAGGGCATCACGTGCCACGTGGGGCACGATCCGTCCCACCTCGAGGGCGTCGACACCGTGATCGCCTCGACCGCAGTTCGGGACGACAACCCCGAGATCGTCGAGGCCCAGCGGCGCGGGCTGCGTCTGTGGCCGCGCTCGGCCGGTCTCCGCGCGGTCATGGAGGGCCGGCGGACGATCGCGGTCGCAGGTACGCACGGCAAGACCACGACCACCGCGATGCTCACGTGCGCGCTCATCGCCGCCGGTGCCGAGCCGTCCTTCGCGATCGGGGCCGAGGTCGCGAGCCTCGGTGCCAACGCCCGCCTCGGCTCGGGCGACCTGCTCGTCGCCGAGGCGGACGAGAGCGACGGCGCGTTCCTGGTCTACGCCCCCGAGGGGGCGATCGTGACCAACGTCGACGCGGACCACCTCGACAACTACGGGACCGTCGAGGCCTACGACGCCGCCTTCGACGAGTTCATCGGGCATGTCGCCTCCTTCGTCGTCCTCAACGCGGACGACCCGGGAGCACGGCGTCTCGCGGCCCTCGCCCGTGACAGGGGGGTCGAGGTCGTCCTGGCCGGATTCGCCGAGGACGCCGACCTGCGGGGAACCGACCTGGACGTGCAGGGAACAGCCACGACCTTCCGGGCCCGCCTGCGCGGCACCGATCTCGGACCTGTGCGGCTCGCGGTCCCGGGGGCGCACTACGCGCTGGACGCGCTGCTGGCGCTCGCGGCAGGCCTCCACCTCGGCCACGACGTCGATCGGCTGGTCGCCGGGCTCGGCGCGTACACCGGCGCCAACCGCCGCATGCAGTCGCTGGGGGAGGCCGGCGGCGTGCGCGTCTACGACTCGTACGCCCATCATCCCACCGAGATCCGGGCCGATCTCGCCGCCGCTCGCGCGATCGCGGGCGATGACCGCTTGGTCGTGGCCTACCAGCCGCACCTGGTCAGTCGTACGCGCATCCACGGGGTCGAGATGGGGCGTGAGCTCTCCGCCGCCGACCGGGTCGTCGTCGCCGACATCTATCTCGCCCGCGAGGACGCTGACCCGGCCGTGACCGCCGCGATCGTCGCGGATGCCGTCGACGGACCCGAGGTCACCCTCGGTGGACCCGTCGCGGGGCTCGCCGACGTCCTGCTGCCCGAGCTGCGTCCCGGTGATCTGCTGCTGACCCTCGGGGCCGGCGACATCACGACCGTCGGCCCGGCGGTGCTCGCGGCCCTGGACGGCCGGGCGTGA
- a CDS encoding cell division protein FtsQ/DivIB translates to MTDPRFVDRARQDRRRKIKRIALAVLAVVVAAAVVWTIWFSSLLAVHDVKVAGQATYKPAKILRVADVPAGRPLARVDLAAIESRIAGLERIESVDVSRSWPRTISIDVVERKAIIWATVSGRIRGIDKEGIDFRSYGSEPSQLVEATITVTDPAQRLETTRSVATVVDRIGREDPSLRRQLQSVSAASKDSIELDLTRGRTVVWGSDAKGARKLEVLRSLLDLDATRYDVSAPDQPTTRQ, encoded by the coding sequence GTGACAGATCCACGTTTCGTCGACCGGGCCCGCCAGGACCGCCGGCGCAAGATCAAGCGGATCGCCCTGGCCGTCCTGGCCGTCGTCGTGGCGGCAGCGGTGGTGTGGACGATCTGGTTCTCCAGCCTGCTCGCTGTGCACGACGTGAAGGTCGCGGGACAGGCGACCTACAAGCCGGCCAAGATCCTGCGTGTGGCCGACGTCCCGGCAGGTCGACCGCTCGCCCGGGTGGACCTCGCGGCGATCGAGTCGCGGATCGCGGGGCTGGAGCGGATCGAGTCCGTCGACGTCTCCCGGTCGTGGCCCCGGACGATCTCGATCGACGTGGTCGAGCGCAAGGCCATCATCTGGGCGACGGTCTCGGGCCGCATTCGAGGCATCGACAAGGAGGGGATCGACTTCCGCTCCTACGGCTCCGAGCCGTCCCAGCTCGTCGAGGCCACGATCACGGTCACCGATCCGGCGCAGCGGCTCGAGACGACCCGATCGGTCGCGACGGTCGTGGACCGCATCGGACGCGAGGACCCGAGCCTGCGTCGGCAGCTGCAGTCCGTCAGCGCGGCGAGCAAGGACTCGATCGAGCTCGACCTGACCCGGGGACGCACCGTGGTGTGGGGGAGCGATGCGAAGGGTGCGCGCAAGCTCGAGGTGCTGCGGTCCCTCCTGGACCTCGATGCGACGCGTTACGACGTCAGCGCACCGGACCAGCCGACGACACGTCAGTAG
- the ftsZ gene encoding cell division protein FtsZ yields MAVQNYLAVIKVVGIGGGGVNAVNRMIEVGLKGVEFIAINTDAQALLMSDADVKLDVGRDSTRGLGAGANPEIGKRAAEDHAEEIEAAIKGADMVFVTAGEGGGTGTGGAPVVARIARSLGALTIGVVTRPFKFEGRNRSNQADHGIQALRDEVDTLIVIPNDRLLSISDPNVSLLDSFRQADQVLHQGVSGITDLITTPGLINLDFADVKSVMSDAGSALMGIGSARGEQRAAVAAESAVSSPLLEASIEGARGVLLSIAGGSDLGLFEINEAAGLVADAVHPEANIIFGAVIDDALGDEVRVTVIAAGFDGGEPMLRDATKPALLRDSQQAGAAAPAVADPPPAQTYLKPDPFLDGKNAPPEDGAGNSTIPADLPPAGYGDDLDVPDFLR; encoded by the coding sequence ATGGCGGTCCAGAACTACCTCGCCGTGATCAAGGTCGTCGGCATCGGCGGAGGCGGCGTCAACGCCGTCAACCGCATGATCGAGGTGGGGCTCAAGGGAGTCGAGTTCATCGCGATCAACACCGACGCCCAGGCGCTCCTCATGAGCGACGCGGACGTCAAGCTCGACGTCGGTCGCGACTCCACCCGCGGCCTCGGCGCCGGCGCGAACCCCGAGATCGGCAAGCGTGCCGCCGAGGACCACGCCGAGGAGATCGAGGCGGCCATCAAGGGCGCCGACATGGTCTTCGTCACGGCGGGCGAGGGCGGTGGCACCGGCACCGGTGGCGCCCCCGTGGTCGCCCGCATCGCCCGCTCGCTGGGCGCGCTGACGATCGGCGTCGTGACCCGACCGTTCAAGTTCGAGGGCCGCAACCGGTCCAACCAGGCCGATCACGGCATCCAGGCGCTGCGCGACGAGGTCGACACCCTCATCGTGATCCCGAACGATCGCCTGCTGTCGATCAGCGATCCCAACGTCAGCCTGCTGGACTCGTTCCGCCAGGCCGACCAGGTCCTGCACCAGGGCGTATCGGGCATCACCGACCTGATCACGACCCCGGGCCTGATCAACCTCGACTTCGCCGACGTCAAGTCGGTCATGTCCGACGCCGGCTCGGCGCTCATGGGCATCGGCTCGGCCCGCGGCGAGCAGCGCGCGGCGGTGGCCGCGGAGAGCGCGGTCTCGAGCCCGCTGCTGGAGGCCTCCATCGAGGGCGCCCGCGGCGTCCTGCTGTCGATCGCCGGTGGCTCCGACCTCGGCCTGTTCGAGATCAACGAGGCAGCCGGGCTCGTCGCGGACGCGGTGCACCCCGAGGCCAACATCATCTTCGGTGCGGTCATCGACGACGCCCTCGGCGACGAGGTGCGGGTGACGGTCATCGCCGCGGGCTTCGACGGTGGGGAGCCGATGCTGCGCGACGCGACCAAGCCCGCGCTGCTCAGGGACTCCCAGCAGGCCGGAGCGGCCGCGCCCGCCGTGGCCGACCCGCCGCCCGCGCAGACGTACCTGAAGCCGGATCCGTTCCTCGACGGCAAGAACGCGCCGCCCGAGGACGGGGCAGGCAACTCCACGATCCCGGCGGACCTGCCGCCGGCCGGCTACGGCGACGACCTCGACGTGCCCGACTTCCTGCGCTGA
- a CDS encoding polyphenol oxidase family protein, giving the protein MIWQAGRLGRVELAFTDRLGGSSEGPWASLNLGTSNGDDPERVADNLDRLARELDVEQIVRMTQVHGAEVAWTDELEPGAIPVADALLTGTPGTAVLVRVADCVPIVLAAPAQPLAGVVHCGREGLVRGVVPAAVEAMRARGASTIEAWLGPRACGRCYELPQEMVDAVASTVPEARSTTSWGTPAIDVGAGVMAQLTALGVRGNDLGADECTIEHERWFSYRRQGQDSGRFGAVAVIRP; this is encoded by the coding sequence TTGATCTGGCAGGCAGGACGACTCGGCCGAGTCGAGCTGGCGTTCACCGACCGGCTCGGCGGGTCGAGCGAGGGCCCGTGGGCGTCCCTCAACCTCGGGACGTCCAACGGCGACGATCCCGAACGGGTCGCCGACAACCTCGACCGGCTCGCCCGTGAGCTGGACGTCGAGCAGATCGTCCGGATGACCCAGGTGCACGGCGCCGAGGTCGCGTGGACCGACGAGCTCGAGCCTGGCGCGATCCCGGTGGCCGACGCGCTGCTGACCGGGACGCCCGGGACCGCCGTCCTGGTGCGCGTGGCGGACTGCGTGCCGATCGTCCTGGCCGCGCCCGCGCAGCCGCTGGCCGGTGTCGTGCACTGTGGCCGTGAGGGTCTCGTGCGTGGCGTCGTCCCGGCGGCCGTCGAGGCGATGCGAGCGCGGGGCGCATCGACGATCGAGGCCTGGCTGGGCCCGCGCGCGTGCGGTCGCTGCTACGAGCTGCCGCAGGAGATGGTGGACGCGGTCGCCTCGACCGTGCCCGAGGCGCGGTCCACGACGTCGTGGGGGACCCCGGCGATCGACGTGGGCGCCGGCGTCATGGCGCAGCTGACCGCCCTCGGCGTACGAGGCAACGACCTCGGGGCCGATGAGTGCACGATCGAGCACGAGCGGTGGTTCTCCTACCGGCGGCAGGGTCAGGACTCGGGCCGTTTCGGCGCCGTGGCGGTGATCCGCCCGTGA
- a CDS encoding YggS family pyridoxal phosphate-dependent enzyme, with protein MTRLDELRDNLAATEQRIAAACAAAGRDRSEITLVAVTKTYPAADVELLAQLGVTDVGENRHPEAGDKAAAVEAPVRWHFLGGLQTNKAGAVARYADVVHSVDRAKLVAALSRGAEAAGRTLTCLVQVDFDATDPGRAGVVPDGVPDLAGAIANAPGLVLGGLMTVAPLGDDPAPHFDHLARLSASLREDHPDAGIISAGMSGDFEAAIRAGATHLRIGRSILGARPSTG; from the coding sequence GTGACCCGGCTCGACGAGCTGCGGGACAACCTCGCGGCGACCGAGCAGCGGATCGCGGCAGCCTGCGCCGCCGCTGGACGCGACCGCAGCGAGATCACGCTCGTGGCCGTCACCAAGACGTACCCCGCCGCCGACGTCGAGCTGCTCGCACAGCTGGGCGTCACCGACGTGGGGGAGAACCGCCACCCCGAGGCCGGTGACAAGGCCGCGGCGGTCGAGGCGCCGGTCCGCTGGCACTTCCTCGGCGGCCTGCAGACCAACAAGGCGGGCGCGGTCGCGCGCTACGCCGACGTCGTGCACAGCGTCGACCGGGCCAAGCTGGTCGCTGCGCTGTCGCGCGGGGCCGAGGCCGCGGGTCGGACCCTCACCTGCCTGGTGCAGGTCGACTTCGACGCAACGGATCCCGGCCGGGCCGGGGTCGTCCCTGACGGCGTCCCCGACCTGGCCGGCGCGATCGCGAACGCCCCCGGGCTCGTGCTCGGCGGCCTGATGACCGTGGCGCCCCTCGGTGACGACCCCGCGCCGCACTTCGACCACCTCGCGCGGCTGTCGGCATCGCTGCGCGAGGACCACCCCGATGCCGGCATCATCTCGGCAGGCATGAGCGGCGACTTCGAGGCAGCCATCCGCGCAGGTGCGACACACCTGCGCATCGGGCGCTCGATACTCGGCGCACGGCCTTCCACCGGGTAA
- a CDS encoding cell division protein SepF, whose protein sequence is MAGAMRKVGEYLGLVEQADFDDELDKDFDTPEQGSRQPVARQSVTHQPATRQPAVVRPAPVASIDERRRTEPRPERRASTPSDLARIETVTPRTYNDARTVGEHYRSGVPVIMNLSEIDDDDAKRLVDFAAGLVFAVHGSINRVTAKVFLLSPENIMVTDEDKQRIAAGGFFNQS, encoded by the coding sequence ATGGCTGGCGCAATGCGTAAGGTCGGCGAGTACCTCGGTCTCGTCGAACAGGCTGACTTCGACGACGAGCTCGACAAGGACTTCGACACGCCCGAGCAGGGCTCGCGTCAGCCGGTCGCCCGTCAGTCGGTGACCCACCAGCCCGCGACCCGTCAGCCCGCCGTCGTGCGTCCGGCCCCGGTGGCCAGCATCGACGAGCGCCGCCGGACCGAGCCGCGGCCCGAGCGCCGTGCGTCGACCCCCTCGGACCTGGCCCGCATCGAGACGGTGACCCCGCGCACGTACAACGACGCGCGCACCGTCGGCGAGCACTACCGCTCCGGCGTGCCCGTCATCATGAACCTCTCGGAGATCGACGACGACGACGCCAAGCGGCTCGTCGACTTCGCCGCCGGACTGGTGTTCGCCGTGCACGGCTCGATCAACCGCGTCACCGCGAAGGTCTTCCTGCTGTCGCCGGAGAACATCATGGTGACCGACGAGGACAAGCAGCGCATCGCCGCCGGCGGCTTCTTCAACCAGAGCTGA
- a CDS encoding YggT family protein yields METVGYALNLVLWIALVLLIARFVLDWVQLLARNWRPRGIVLVICEGLYSLTDPPLRAVRGVIPPLRLGQVVLDLSPMILIIAIYILQAIVRAVFF; encoded by the coding sequence GTGGAAACAGTTGGATATGCCCTCAACCTGGTGTTGTGGATCGCGCTGGTCCTGCTCATCGCGCGCTTCGTGCTGGACTGGGTGCAGCTGCTCGCGCGCAACTGGCGACCCCGCGGAATCGTGCTCGTGATCTGTGAAGGGCTGTACTCGCTGACCGACCCGCCGCTGCGTGCGGTGAGGGGTGTGATCCCGCCTCTGAGGCTCGGTCAGGTCGTGCTCGATCTCTCCCCGATGATCCTCATCATCGCCATCTACATCCTCCAGGCCATCGTCCGCGCCGTTTTCTTCTAG
- a CDS encoding DivIVA domain-containing protein, whose translation MPLTPEDVRNKRFTPVRLREGYDMGEVDQFLDEVEAELERLTVENEELRAKVAAASTGEPTGLIPAVSSSSTPAQQTPPTPAVQEPAKYTAPTPEPEPTPEPEPEPAPAPVARKSSMGDASSAAARLLEIASTNADQLMDAAKEEADRIVGEARVKAERLTNEARGKADRLETDARIRAQKLDEETNERRTQAVATIERERYEIQREVEHLRAYEREYRARLKNYFQSQLDQLAANESTTSSTPVQAPSDAAPRRLRSLLGDDESF comes from the coding sequence ATGCCACTGACGCCAGAGGACGTGCGTAACAAGCGTTTCACGCCCGTCCGTCTTCGCGAAGGCTATGACATGGGCGAAGTTGACCAGTTCCTCGATGAGGTCGAGGCCGAGCTCGAGCGTCTCACGGTCGAGAACGAAGAACTTCGCGCCAAGGTAGCCGCCGCATCGACAGGTGAACCGACCGGGCTGATTCCGGCCGTCTCTTCGTCGTCGACCCCCGCCCAGCAGACGCCGCCCACCCCGGCGGTGCAGGAGCCGGCCAAGTACACGGCGCCGACTCCTGAGCCCGAGCCCACCCCCGAGCCCGAGCCGGAGCCGGCTCCCGCACCGGTGGCTCGCAAGTCGTCGATGGGCGATGCGTCGTCCGCGGCAGCGCGCCTGCTCGAGATCGCCTCCACCAACGCCGACCAGCTCATGGACGCGGCGAAGGAAGAGGCCGACCGCATCGTGGGTGAGGCTCGTGTGAAGGCAGAGCGTCTGACCAACGAGGCCCGCGGCAAGGCCGACCGACTCGAGACCGACGCCCGCATCCGCGCGCAGAAGCTCGACGAGGAGACCAACGAGCGTCGTACGCAGGCCGTCGCGACGATCGAGCGCGAGCGCTACGAGATCCAGCGCGAGGTCGAGCACCTGCGTGCGTACGAGCGTGAGTACCGGGCCCGGCTCAAGAACTACTTCCAGAGCCAGCTCGACCAGCTCGCGGCCAACGAGAGCACGACCAGCTCGACTCCCGTCCAGGCACCGTCGGATGCGGCCCCGCGCCGTCTCCGCTCGCTGCTCGGCGACGACGAGAGCTTCTGA